Proteins encoded within one genomic window of Triticum aestivum cultivar Chinese Spring chromosome 2D, IWGSC CS RefSeq v2.1, whole genome shotgun sequence:
- the LOC123049753 gene encoding subtilisin-like protease: MDNRNHGGWSSPRLALRVASALLFLCVAATPAASHGPHGHDTGVHKNFLIIVRSPYEYDTKLYKNTSSWHASLLGEVCDMAKEAMENDPSSVTRLLYSYRNVVNGFSARLTVEELEEMKKKDWFYKAYPEKTYHLMTTHTPKMLGLMGEDRAGEGVWNTSNMGEGIIIGVLDDGIYAGHPSFDGEGMKPPPKKWTGRCDFNNTVCNNKLIGARSFFESAKWKWKGVDDPVLPINEGQHGTHTSSTAAGAFVPDANISGLAVGTAVGMAPRAHIAFYQVCFETKGCDRDDILAAVDDAIEDGVDVLSMSLGGNPDADFSEDPVSLGGYTAALNGVFVSTAAGNIGPNPATVANGAPWLLTVGASTTDRRFAATVKLGSGDELDGESLNEVKDYGKELRPLARDVGDGKCTSDTVLSAENVTGKIVICEAGVTPSTTKAKMVEKAGGFGMIVVTPEVFGPVIIPRPHVVPTVQVPYKVGQKLKAYVQSEKEATANFILKGTSFDTPRSPMMAPFSARGPNLQSRGILKPDIIGPGVNILAGVPGIADLVLPPKAEMPKFDVKSGTSMSCPHLAGVAALMKNAHPTWSPAAIKSALMTTTETTDNEKKPFLDVDGTQATYFATGAGHVNPKKAMDPGLVYNLSASDYVPYLCGLNYTDQQVNSIIHPEPAVDCNKITKIAEKDLNYPSITIIVDKADTAVSATRAVTNVGVASSTYEMEVEVPKSVTVEVTPTKLEFKELDEVLNYTVSVKAAAVPEGAIEGQLKWVSSKHIVRSPILILPGDGEEEATSGAEGPSAHVSSLLE; this comes from the coding sequence ATGGACAACCGAAACCATGGAGGATGGTCGTCGCCGCGTCTCGCCCTCCGCGTCGCGTCTGCCCTCCTCTTCCTGTGCGTAGCCGCGACCCCGGCGGCGAGCCATGGCCCCCATGGCCATGACACCGGCGTGCACAAGAACTTCCTCATCATCGTGCGCAGCCCGTACGAGTACGACACGAAGCTGTACAAGAACACGTCGAGCTGGCACGCGTCGCTCCTGGGCGAGGTGTGCGACATGGCCAAGGAGGCGATGGAGAATGACCCCTCCTCCGTCACCCGGCTCCTATACTCGTACCGCAACGTCGTCAATGGCTTCTCCGCCCGTCTGACGGTGGAGGAGCTGGAGGAGATGAAAAAGAAGGACTGGTTTTACAAGGCCTATCCTGAGAAGACGTACCACCTCATGACCACGCACACGCCCAAGATGCTGGGGCTCATGGGCGAGGACCGCGCCGGGGAAGGCGTCTGGAACACCAGCAACATGGGCGAGGGCATCATCATCGGGGTCCTCGACGACGGCATCTACGCCGGCCACCCATCGTTCGACGGCGAGGGGATGAAGCCGCCGCCCAAGAAGTGGACTGGCCGGTGCGACTTCAACAACACGGTGTGCAACAACAAGCTCATCGGCGCGCGCTCCTTCTTCGAGTCGGCCAAGTGGAAGTGGAAGGGCGTCGACGACCCGGTGCTCCCCATCAACGAGGGCCAGCACGGGACGCACACGTCCAGCACGGCCGCCGGCGCGTTCGTGCCCGACGCCAACATATCCGGCCTCGCGGTGGGCACGGCGGTCGGCATGGCGCCCCGCGCGCACATCGCCTTCTACCAGGTGTGCTTCGAGACGAAGGGCTGCGACCGGGATGACATACTGGCGGCGGTCGACGATGCCATCGAGGACGGCGTCGACGTGCTCTCTATGTCTCTTGGCGGGAACCCGGACGCTGACTTCTCGGAGGACCCCGTCTCGCTCGGCGGATACACCGCTGCCCTCAACGGCGTGTTCGTCAGCACGGCGGCTGGCAACATCGGCCCGAATCCGGCAACCGTCGCCAACGGGGCACCCTGGCTTCTCACCGTGGGGGCGAGCACCACCGACAGGCGGTTCGCGGCCACCGTGAAGCTTGGCAGTGGAGATGAACTTGACGGCGAGTCGCTCAACGAAGTCAAGGACTACGGGAAGGAGCTGCGGCCGTTGGCCCGCGACGTGGGCGACGGTAAGTGCACCAGCGACACCGTGTTGAGCGCGGAGAACGTCACCGGGAAGATCGTCATTTGCGAGGCTGGCGTCACCCCTAGCACCACCAAGGCCAAAATGGTCGAAAAGGCCGGCGGGTTCGGCATGATCGTCGTCACCCCTGAGGTGTTCGGCCCGGTCATCATCCCGAGGCCCCACGTCGTCCCGACGGTGCAGGTGCCCTACAAAGTCGGGCAGAAGCTCAAGGCCTACGTGCAGTCCGAGAAAGAAGCCACGGCGAACTTCATCTTGAAAGGAACGTCGTTCGACACCCCGCGGTCGCCGATGATGGCGCCGTTCTCGGCGCGGGGGCCGAACCTGCAAAGCCGGGGGATCCTAAAGCCTGACATCATCGGCCCGGGAGTGAACATACTCGCGGGCGTCCCCGGCATCGCGGATTTGGTGTTGCCGCCCAAAGCGGAGATGCCCAAGTTCGACGTCAAGTCCGGCACGTCCATGTCGTGCCCGCACCTCGCCGGTGTCGCCGCGCTAATGAAGAACGCGCACCCGACGTGGTCGCCCGCCGCCATCAAGTCGGCGCTGATGACGACCACTGAAACCACCGATAACGAGAAGAAACCGTTCCTCGACGTGGACGGCACGCAGGCGACGTACTTCGCCACGGGCGCCGGGCACGTGAACCCGAAGAAAGCCATGGACCCGGGGCTCGTGTACAACCTGTCGGCGTCGGACTACGTCCCGTACCTGTGCGGGCTCAACTACACGGACCAGCAGGTGAACTCGATCATCCACCCGGAGCCGGCGGTGGACTGCAACAAGATAACAAAGATCGCCGAGAAGGACCTCAACTACCCGTCGATCACCATCATCGTCGACAAGGCGGACACCGCCGTGAGCGCCACCCGCGCGGTGACCAACGTCGGTGTGGCAAGCTCGACGTACGAGATGGAGGTTGAGGTGCCGAAATCGGTGACGGTGGAAGTAACGCCGACGAAGCTGGAGTTCAAGGAGCTGGACGAGGTCTTGAACTACACGGTCTCCGTCAAGGCGGCGGCCGTGCCGGAAGGCGCCATCGAAGGGCAGCTCAAGTGGGTCTCCAGCAAGCACATCGTGCGAAGCCCGATCCTCATATTGCCCggcgacggggaggaggaggccacgtCGGGAGCTGAGGGGCCTTCAGCTCATGTTAGTTCTTTGCTCGAGTGA